A single window of Echinimonas agarilytica DNA harbors:
- a CDS encoding DUF1040 family protein, translating into MNQHKIEEITDLLRQHWLKHQDLQLTELLQQLATQSGSDLPLHQVTDDTLFYQLKMGGSEQHEMLPGIAKDCEDDFKTALLKARGIID; encoded by the coding sequence ATGAATCAACACAAAATTGAAGAGATCACCGATTTACTGCGCCAACATTGGCTAAAGCATCAAGATTTGCAGCTCACGGAGCTGTTGCAGCAATTAGCCACTCAATCAGGTAGCGACCTACCACTTCACCAAGTCACCGATGATACCTTGTTTTATCAGCTAAAAATGGGAGGCAGCGAACAACACGAGATGCTCCCTGGCATTGCAAAAGACTGTGAAGATGACTTTAAAACGGCACTACTCAAAGCTCGGGGAATTATTGACTAA
- the ccoG gene encoding cytochrome c oxidase accessory protein CcoG: MSEPDENQKIPVKEVKTGPKTRIEKPKSDKYDSKAPRSRIYVRAVEGVYQVLRKRMNWVMMVAFMALPWIQFEGRQAVLFEIAERQFHIFGLTIWPQDFMLLAFVFMIAAFALFFFTTFLGRVWCGYTCPQTVWTFIFIWFEEKIEGPRNKRMRLDQLPWDLNKFWRKTLKHTCWVAFSLFTALTFVAYFSGSVESFIGFFTGDMGGGAYFWVIFFTAATYGNAGWLRETVCLHMCPYARFQSVMFDRDTFTVSYDVKRGESRGPRSRKADPAALGLGDCIDCYLCVQVCPTGIDIRNGLQYECINCGACVDACDTTMERMGYDKGLISYTTERQLEGGNTKITRPKLIGYGFVLVAMIGVFIMTAVTRSPLGLDVIRDRNMLSRTTNEGLIENVYTLKLLNKSQQEQTYQLSVEGLEEVRWTGDQTVVVANGEIFNLPISLAVDPYLLEQPITDIEFILTDSENRQVRQESRFIKGR; encoded by the coding sequence ATGTCTGAGCCAGACGAAAATCAAAAAATTCCAGTAAAAGAGGTCAAAACAGGCCCAAAAACTCGAATCGAAAAACCCAAGTCGGATAAATATGATAGCAAAGCGCCACGGAGCCGAATTTATGTTCGGGCGGTTGAAGGCGTTTACCAAGTCCTGCGAAAACGCATGAACTGGGTCATGATGGTGGCATTTATGGCGCTGCCTTGGATTCAATTTGAAGGGCGTCAGGCGGTGTTGTTTGAAATTGCTGAACGCCAGTTTCATATTTTTGGTCTTACCATCTGGCCGCAAGACTTCATGCTGTTGGCTTTTGTGTTCATGATTGCAGCCTTCGCATTGTTTTTCTTTACCACCTTTCTAGGACGAGTTTGGTGCGGATATACCTGCCCTCAAACGGTTTGGACTTTCATTTTTATTTGGTTTGAAGAAAAGATTGAAGGCCCGCGCAATAAGCGAATGCGGCTTGATCAGTTGCCGTGGGACTTGAATAAGTTCTGGCGCAAAACGCTCAAGCATACCTGCTGGGTAGCATTTTCATTGTTCACCGCGCTTACCTTTGTGGCCTATTTTAGTGGCAGCGTCGAGTCGTTTATTGGCTTCTTTACCGGTGACATGGGGGGGGGGGCCTACTTTTGGGTGATTTTCTTCACGGCAGCAACCTATGGCAATGCGGGGTGGTTGCGTGAAACTGTGTGTTTGCATATGTGCCCGTATGCTCGCTTTCAGTCTGTGATGTTTGACCGCGATACCTTTACCGTGAGCTATGATGTAAAACGAGGTGAATCACGCGGGCCGCGCTCTCGTAAAGCCGATCCTGCTGCTTTGGGGCTGGGGGATTGTATTGATTGCTACTTGTGTGTGCAGGTTTGCCCAACGGGCATTGATATCCGTAACGGACTGCAATATGAGTGCATTAACTGCGGTGCGTGCGTAGATGCCTGCGACACCACCATGGAGCGTATGGGCTATGACAAAGGCTTGATCAGCTATACCACCGAGCGCCAGTTGGAAGGAGGCAATACTAAAATTACGCGCCCTAAGCTCATTGGTTATGGTTTTGTGTTGGTGGCTATGATTGGCGTCTTTATTATGACAGCAGTGACACGCTCTCCGCTTGGACTGGACGTGATTCGCGATCGGAATATGCTGTCTAGAACCACCAACGAAGGCTTAATCGAAAACGTATACACCCTGAAATTATTGAATAAATCGCAGCAAGAGCAAACCTATCAGCTCAGTGTAGAAGGTTTAGAAGAAGTTCGCTGGACCGGCGATCAAACCGTGGTCGTTGCGAATGGTGAAATCTTTAACTTGCCAATATCATTGGCAGTTGACCCGTATCTATTAGAGCAACCGATCACCGATATTGAGTTTATTCTGACCGACTCCGAAAACCGACAAGTGCGCCAAGAAAGCCGCTTTATTAAAGGCCGATAA
- a CDS encoding serine/threonine protein kinase — MASFDFSGLSPDTILDALESVGIRAESGLLALNSYENRVYQLLAEDQRRYVVKFYRPARWSLEQIREEHAFAHDLADADVPVVAPLKFNGESLLQWQDFWFTVYPSVGGRTFDGDDYDGLERIGQQLGRLHEVGARSLFEHRPAIDMSMLNNGLEIIRSQAEIPSHIDQAFHTTLDALASAVAERMQGMCDLPQLRLHGDAHLGNILIRDQEVNFVDLDDSRNGPAIQDIWMFLSGERDQQLTQLDALVEGYEVFRSFDHKQLSLIEPMRGLRMIHYMGWLTQRWVDPAFPRSFTWFNTMRYWEEQILAMKEQIAALDERPLSLLPDVSW; from the coding sequence TTGGCAAGTTTTGATTTTTCGGGGCTTAGCCCCGATACCATTTTAGATGCGCTTGAATCTGTGGGCATTCGCGCCGAGTCAGGTTTGTTAGCTCTGAATAGCTATGAAAACCGAGTGTATCAACTGCTCGCAGAAGATCAGCGTCGTTATGTGGTGAAGTTTTATCGCCCCGCACGTTGGTCGCTGGAACAAATCCGAGAAGAGCATGCCTTTGCCCATGACTTGGCCGATGCCGATGTACCGGTTGTTGCACCGCTTAAGTTTAACGGCGAGTCACTGCTGCAATGGCAAGACTTTTGGTTCACTGTATATCCGTCGGTGGGGGGGCGTACTTTTGACGGCGACGACTATGACGGCCTTGAACGCATTGGACAACAGCTGGGTCGTTTGCATGAAGTGGGCGCGCGTTCTTTGTTTGAGCACCGACCAGCCATCGACATGTCAATGTTGAACAACGGACTCGAGATCATTCGTTCACAAGCAGAAATCCCGTCTCATATCGATCAAGCTTTTCACACGACATTGGATGCCTTAGCGAGTGCCGTAGCGGAACGCATGCAGGGAATGTGCGATTTACCGCAATTGCGACTTCATGGTGATGCTCACTTGGGCAATATTCTGATTCGCGATCAAGAAGTGAACTTTGTTGATTTAGATGACAGCCGCAATGGCCCTGCGATTCAAGACATTTGGATGTTTTTGAGTGGCGAGCGCGATCAACAACTCACTCAGCTTGATGCTCTGGTTGAAGGCTACGAAGTGTTTCGCTCGTTTGACCATAAGCAATTGTCTCTCATTGAGCCCATGCGTGGCTTGCGCATGATTCATTATATGGGGTGGCTCACTCAACGTTGGGTGGACCCCGCATTTCCTCGCTCATTTACTTGGTTCAACACCATGCGTTATTGGGAAGAGCAAATTTTAGCGATGAAAGAACAAATAGCAGCGCTTGATGAGCGGCCATTGAGTTTGTTACCAGATGTTTCATGGTAA
- a CDS encoding thiol:disulfide interchange protein DsbA/DsbL: MRKLLVTLLAIVALPMAAFAADYKEGTHYEVISSQATTQPEVMEFFSYYCPHCWKFEPIVEALEDGLQGVELKRGHVEFLPPRNPQLGQMMTRAFAAAQVLKVVKPFSEQVYQRNFVQRKMVATMDDVRDIFTAIGVKKEDFNGAYNSFPVNSLVAQMAQKTKKYGVSGTPSVIVNGKYKVLAGGLSDSDDFVADYVKLVNYLVTLK, encoded by the coding sequence ATGAGAAAATTACTTGTGACATTGCTGGCTATCGTAGCTTTGCCAATGGCTGCATTCGCTGCAGATTATAAAGAAGGAACTCACTACGAAGTGATTTCTAGCCAAGCAACGACTCAACCTGAGGTGATGGAATTCTTCAGTTACTATTGCCCACATTGTTGGAAATTTGAGCCTATCGTTGAGGCGTTGGAAGACGGCTTGCAAGGGGTAGAGCTTAAGCGTGGCCATGTTGAATTCTTGCCACCGCGTAATCCGCAGCTGGGTCAAATGATGACGCGTGCTTTTGCTGCTGCGCAAGTACTGAAAGTGGTGAAGCCATTCAGTGAGCAAGTGTATCAGCGTAACTTCGTTCAGCGCAAAATGGTTGCGACCATGGACGACGTGCGTGATATTTTCACTGCGATTGGCGTGAAAAAAGAAGACTTCAATGGCGCTTACAACAGCTTCCCTGTGAATTCGTTAGTGGCGCAAATGGCGCAAAAAACTAAAAAATACGGTGTGAGCGGTACGCCATCTGTGATTGTGAATGGTAAATACAAAGTGCTGGCCGGTGGCTTGTCTGATTCAGATGACTTCGTTGCTGATTACGTCAAACTTGTGAATTACCTTGTGACTCTCAAGTAA
- a CDS encoding DUF523 domain-containing protein gives MYQILVSACLVGRPVRYDGSGKALSNPIWLKWQAQQRLLPICPEVVGGLATPRAAAERQPDGRIMTTEGADVTSQFHRGATLSLAQAIQSNVAFAVLKANSPSCGNQQVYDGNFAGRLIEGQGVTAALLSEAGFKVFNEHQLEQAEVYLEQLERV, from the coding sequence ATGTATCAAATCCTAGTCAGTGCTTGTTTAGTTGGGCGTCCAGTGCGTTATGACGGCTCAGGCAAAGCACTCTCGAATCCCATCTGGTTAAAATGGCAAGCACAACAACGCCTATTACCGATTTGCCCGGAAGTCGTCGGTGGCCTTGCAACACCGCGAGCAGCTGCAGAGCGTCAGCCTGACGGACGTATTATGACGACAGAAGGCGCCGATGTGACGTCTCAGTTTCATCGCGGTGCGACCTTGTCATTGGCGCAGGCCATTCAATCGAACGTTGCATTTGCGGTATTAAAAGCCAATAGCCCATCGTGCGGTAATCAACAGGTTTATGATGGCAACTTTGCGGGGCGTTTAATTGAAGGCCAAGGTGTGACGGCTGCTTTGCTCAGCGAAGCCGGCTTTAAAGTGTTTAATGAACATCAGCTCGAACAAGCGGAAGTGTACTTAGAGCAGCTGGAGCGCGTCTAA